The following nucleotide sequence is from Thermodesulfobacteriota bacterium.
TAACCCTGGAGCCCCTGGTTGCCTTCTGCGCGATCTACACCGTCGCCGGCTACCTCTTGTTTCCCTTCGCCGCCCGGGAGGTCTGAGCCGTGAGCCCCAGGAGTTCTCTTGCGCTGCCGGCCCTGGCCGCCCTGCTCGTGCCGGCGGCGGCCGCCGCCGTCTTCTTCTACGCACCCCTGGAACAGACCATGGGCGTGGTCCAGAAGATCTTCTACTTCCACCTCGCCCTCGCCCTGAGCGCCTTCCTCTCCTTCGGGGTGGCCTGTGGGGCGGGCATTCTATACCTGCTGCGGCGGGAGCGGCGCTGGGACGTGGCCGGCGCCGCGAGCGTGGAGATCGGCGTGGTGTTCACCGCCCTCGTGCTGATCACCGGCTCCCTCTGGGCGCGCCCCATCTGGAACACCTGGTGGACCTGGGACCCCCGGCTCACGACCTCGCTCATCCTCTGGCTGATCTACGCCTCCTGCCTCATCCTGCGCAGCGCCGTGGAGGAGGAGGGAAAGCGGGCCACCTACGGGGCGGTAGTGGCTGTGGCAGGCTTCCTCGACGTGCCGATCGTGTTCCTCTCGGCCCGCGTGTTTCGCAGCATCCACCCGACCGTCATCCGGTCCGACGCGGTGGGCCTCGAACCCGCCATGATATGGACCCTGCTCCTGTGCCTGGCCGCCTTCCTGGTGCTGTGGGCCGCGCTCTTCCGACTGCGCTGCTCGCTCCTCCACCAGGAGGCCCGGGTGCGCGACCTGCAATTCCAACTGGAGAGGTGAACCCATGGCAAGAGAGACCTACGTGATTTTCGCCTACCTGGCGATCTGGGGCGGGCTTCT
It contains:
- the ccsA gene encoding cytochrome c biogenesis protein CcsA, coding for MSPRSSLALPALAALLVPAAAAAVFFYAPLEQTMGVVQKIFYFHLALALSAFLSFGVACGAGILYLLRRERRWDVAGAASVEIGVVFTALVLITGSLWARPIWNTWWTWDPRLTTSLILWLIYASCLILRSAVEEEGKRATYGAVVAVAGFLDVPIVFLSARVFRSIHPTVIRSDAVGLEPAMIWTLLLCLAAFLVLWAALFRLRCSLLHQEARVRDLQFQLER